CTTTCATTGTTGATGTTCATCGTACTGATTGGTCAATTCTTTTGGAGCTGGTGTAGAAACAACAAACAAAAGCTGGACCTAAGGGAAGAAAACCAACTGCTTCTTACGGCAATTACCCTTGGCATTGTAGGATACCTGGTTGCCGCTGTGTTCAATGATAGCATCGTAGCGATCGCCCCTGTGTTTTGGATATTATTAGCCATGGGAATCCAATTACAGTCAGAATGCAATCAAGAGGATGATGGGAAAAATGAAAAAACAGAAATCTAAAAGAAAACCAAGCAGTACTCCATGGCTTAGACGGAGCCTTTGCCTCATTATGATACTAGCGCCTTTATTTAGAGGCGCTTTTTTTGCTGATACCATTTTGTTATTACAAGTGAGTATTTTTTTGATCATGTTGTGCTGGGTAATTGTGAAGGTAGTGAAAAAAGAAACCCTGGAGGTAAGAGAACCATTCCACTGGGTTCTGTTGTTAATCATCTTAGCCTATTTAATACCGGTGATTACCGGTAAATGGTTTTACTTGGAAGAAAGCATTGGAATGATCCTATGGTATCTATCCCTTGCCGGCATCTTTTTAATGACCCATGAAGTTGCGGAAACAGCCCCAAATAGAGAAAAAATGACCCGGTGTATCATTGGTTTGGCCTTGTTGCTGTCAGTCATTGCCTGGTTCTCTCTGGCAGGATTCTTTTACTATACAGATGCTGTGTTAGCAGGTCGGCTAGCCTCTACCTTTCAATATCCAAATACCTTAGCCGCCTTAACCATAAGCGCCTATTTTCTTTCCTTAGGAGAATATCAAAAAACTGAAAATCCAAAAGAAAAGAAGATATTTATTGCCATAGCATGGACTTTTTTTATCACATTAATACTTACCTATTCACGAATAGGGTGGTTGCTCTTTCCTTTGTTAGCGTGTATTTACTGGTGCATGATTCCCAGAGAGAAAAAACCTTCCTTGGCAGGCGTCTATCTGATCCACTTTTGCGTTACCTTGATTTTCCTATCCTTCCACTATCAAGCATTGCCTGATCAGGGAAAGTCTTCTCTGGCGCTACTGGTAGGACTTTTGCTTGGTATGGGAGTAAACAGTGGGTTACAATACCTAATGGACAAAGGAAAAATAAGTAAAGTGTTGCACCACCCTAAAAGAAAAGTAATAGGAATAGCATGCATCGCCTTTATAGGAGTGGCTACATATTTTTTGCTCCCGGAAACAATTACCGAAAGAATCAGTCATATCAACCTTGATCAACGAAGTGCATACGAACGCTTTGAATTTAGCAGAAATGCTTTTACAATCTTTTTGGACCAACCACTAACAGGTTCTGGTGGAGGTGGGTGGGAAGCTCGCTATGAAGCATTTCAAACCCAGCCGTATACCAGTCGAACCACACACAGTTTTTTATTTCAAACCATGGTAGAAGCCGGAGTATTAGGCACTGTCGCTCTTTTCATTCTTGGGATAACCCTTTTATTTCGACTATTGGTGGCCTTTCGTGATAAAGAGGGCACTACCCTTTCCTTAGTGATGGCTATTCTATCATTACTGATTTATAGTATCTTGGATTTTCATCTGAACTTTTTTTCTGTAGCTATGATTTTGTGGATAATGATTGCGCTTATTCCATGGCGGCCAGAACATAAAATGCCAGCCTTTTTCACAAGATCCTCAAGGGCGGCTATGTTACTGCTTATCCTGATACCAGCCTTCCTTTTGTCCGGGGTACGGTTACATGCATATCGTCACCACCAGCGAGGCATCGAGGCATTGAACCATCATCAAAACATAGAAAAAGCTCAGCACCACCTTCAGAAATCGGTGACATACAATCCGTTTCATCCAATGTATCGTAGCCATAGGGCGGCTGTAGCACCTTCCGAAGAATCCATTGTGATGATTGAAAAAGGTCTTATCTATGCTCCAAACCACGAAAGATTGTCACAGCAGGCCATAAATCACTATCTTGCAACAGGCAACAAAGAAAAACTGGAAAAACATGTGGATCAGTACATAAACCATCGCCCGATAAAGCCACAGGCCTACACCTATGTAGCCAATGCATTAAACAATTTGGCAATGATCGAAAAGCAAGCAGGTAATGTGAAAGAAGCCAAGGAATTATACCAAAAAACCATAAAGCTGATGGACAGGTTTAATGAAAAAACCGTTTCACTCACGTTTACCATAGAGCCTGCAGAAGAGTTTACAAGATCTATTCAACAGGCACAAAAAGAAAAAGAAGCTTTAAAAAGGCTCCCATAAACAAAATTTTTCGCTATGCCACCTCCCTTTTTGCTATTTATATAGTAGAAGGGAGGTGACTTATATGCCGGTAGAAATTGCTAACCAAAGCTCCAGACTGCGTCTTCGATTCATCAATGATATCGTAGACGGACGGGAACAACTAATGTCCAGAACCTATAGCGGAATCAAAACCGAAGCCGAAGACAGCCAAGTATTGAACGCCGCACAAATTCTCAGCGGACTGCAGACAAAGCCCGTCAAAACCATTATTCGCACGGAAGAAAAAGAACTGATCGAAGGCTAGTAAGATCTAGTCTAAAAATCCATTAACAGAAAGGAGGGAACCCATGAATCAGCGACTAGAACTAAACTTTGTTAAAACCGACGGCGCAAATGCCAGAATTTCCCTGCCAAACCCAGACACATCCTTGGAAGCAGAAGCCGTTCAAACCGCCATGGAATCCATGATCGCTACGGATGTATTTGCTCCCGGTGGTGTCGCTTTGGCCGCCGCTCAGAGTGCCCGTATTGTTACTACGGAAATCACCGAGCTAGATTTTGAAGCCTAACCTAGGAGGTGAAGGATGCAGGAACTGCTAACCCCCATTGCCAACCTGGGCTTTCCCATCGTCCTCTCTATCTACCTGTTGGTTCGATTAGAAAGCCGTATGGAAAGCCTGACCATTAGCTTACAGGAGTTGGCCCAATCCATTAATCAGATGGAAAAAAATCATTAAGAGTAAAAAACTAGTAAAAGCCAGGGAAACGGTTGTCAACAACCATCCCCGGCTTTTTTTTACCCTCTCCCCCAAAAATATTCCCTCATCAGCACTGCTCCCAACTGAGCCTGCATCATCCGCTGCCTCACCGTTCTCCCCTTATTCAGACAAGGGAACTCCCGACCACTTTTCAAAACAATCCGTCCCCGGTTTTGAACCCCTTCCACCCGATGCCAGTTCACATAACCAATCATCGAATCCCCCTGAATCCGACGACTTCTCGTCTTAAAAGGCACCAGCATCATCTCCTTCCCCAAAGGAATCGGTACCCGATAAGTCACCTGTAATTGCTGGCTCAAATAACGCTGAGCCATTTTTATATTATAAAAACACCCTTCCATCAGACAAGCCACAAATCGATCCGTACGAATCGCATATTCTCGTTCCTCGTCCTCCCGACAAAGCACCTTCATCCCTTCACCATAACCCGCTAACTGAACCGGGTAAAAACCTTCTACCTCCAAAGGTCGTTCCCTTACCATCTCCAATGCCGACGCTATCTCTTTTTCCACCTTCTTCTCTCGATTTCTAATGGCCATATACCGTCTCCTTCCTTAGGACTTCACTCAGTGGCTACCCTTATCATACGAAAACCCATAGGGGAAGTCAATGAAAAATCGAAAATATGTTCGGTTAACAAGCCGGATCCCTTGCCAAAAGCCAGCATTCACCAGAGAGAAAAGCCTCCTTTTCTTCTCAAAAGAGAAAATTCATCGCTGAATCATGCCCTTTCCCTTTTTGAATCCCATCCCCTTTTCTTCTAAGATAAAGCTAACCGGTAATCCAAAGAGGATGCATCCTCCAAGAGAGGAATTATGAAAAAAACAGCTCAGGAAATTCAAATCTTAGCCCTAAAGATTCAACAGGGCGAAGAAAGCCCAGAAGAAACCAAGTACAACATTGAAATGCTGATCCATCACTTAAAGCCACTTATATTAGCTTTGCATCGAAAACATGAAACGGTTTTCGACAGTTCAGAAGATGCACTTCAGGAAGGAGCCCTGATCCTTCTGGAATGCCTAAAAAAATACGATCCCACCCAAAGGGTTCCTTTTATCGCCTATGCCCAGCAACAATTACGTTATCACTTTTATAACGGCTACCGGGTGAAACGTCCCCTGCTAACCTTAGACGCTCCGGTAACTCAATTGCTGGAAGACATCAGCGAAACCAAAGCCAGCCAATTAGCCGATACCTCTGAAACCGCTGAGGAAGGCCTGCTTCGGGAAGAGCAGCGAAAGGCCCTGTCCAACAGCATGCATGGTCTGAACCACAAAGAGATCAACCTAATCTATCAACACTATATCCGTCAGTTATCGCTAAAAGAAGTGGCTGCCGATCTAAACCTTCACCCGGTTACCCTTAGCCGGCAAAAAGCAGCCCTGCTGGAAAAACTCAGAAAAAAAGTGGAAAGGAGAATAACCAATGTCAAATAGAGTAAACCGCATTCCAGTATCCAAAAACTTCCATCTCCACGAATTTCAATGCAAAGATGGCAGCCATCAAGTGCGGCTACATCCAGACCTGCTTACCAAACTTCAACAACTGAGGGATCGAATCAACCGTCCGATCATCATCACCAGCGGCTACCGGAATCCGGAGCATAACCGTCGGGTAGGTGGTACCCCTAACAGCCAACACCTGTTGGGAACGGCTGCCGATATCCGTATTAACGGCATGACCCCTATTCAGCTCCAATCCCACGCCGAAGCCATCGGCTTCACTGGTATCGGCCTTTACGAAAGTTTTCTCCATGTAGACATCCGGCCCCATCCTGCTCGTTGGAGAGGGTAACGCACCAGCTTTTAAGCACCCCTTCACATCCAACTAAAAATCCTTGACAACAGGAAGGAATAAATGATACGATAAGCCTGCGTTCACACACTGAACGCAGGCTTTTTACCATTATAAATGAAAAGAGGTAGCCATGGACATCGAAAAGTCCCTACCCATTATCTAAAAAACGGCATCAAAAGAGTTGTTCTGTGAATTTTGAAAGGTTTTAATGTTTTTTTCGTGGTTAATTATCTTTAGACCTTAATCTTTAGACCTAGACCTAGACCTGTGACCTGTAAACTTGTAGAAAGTGAGAAAAAGTTCAATGAATCAGAACAAAGATAGTATCATTCAAAAACTCCAAACCTTCTTTCAGCAACAGGACGAAATAACTAGCCTCTACCTGTTTGGCTCCTAGGCAAAAAAATCAAAAAATCAGCCAGGAGATATCGATGTGGCTATCTTACTGTCAGAACAATCTATGAAAATCCCCAGTACTCCCCTTAATCAGTGGATGCATTACCGGGAAAAACTACAACAACAGTTTCCACAACAAACAATAGACCTGACCATCTTAAATACAGCAAACCCCATCCTCAAACAACAAATATTCTATTACGGTTATCAAGTCGGCCTCAGAAACAAAGAAGAATACCTTCAATTCAGAATGAAAACCTACCAACAACAATTCGATATGATCCACATACAAGAAAAAATCATTTCAAAAGAAGAAAGAGAAAAACTGATTAAAATTATAGGATTCCGAAATATTATCGCCCACCAATATGCAGAAATAAGCATAGAAGTACTTTATCGTATCTTGGTAAAAGACATTGATGACCTCAAGCCAATTGCCAACCGCCTCACCACCTATGCGGGAGTGTAATGTAATCTTTGCCTTCGTGCCCCTTCGTGTGCTTTGTGGTTAACAGGTTAAGGTGGCAGGCTAAACAAGGGAGTGATCTTGTGAAAAAGAAAAATGATATTGCTATTCGTTCGAGCGCAGCAGAATACCTGACATATATTGCAGCAACAGGTGATGATTCTCAAAGCTTTGAGATGAGATACGAAGACGAGAACATTTGACTTACACAAAAGATGTTGGCTTCTTTATACGATGTTGAAATTCCAACAATAAATGAGCATATCAAAAAAATATTTTCTGATCACGAGCTTCAAGAGGAGGCAACTATTAGGAAATTCCGAATAGTTCAAACTGAAGGTTCACGTAAAGTAAACAGAGAAGTCAAGCATTATAATTTACAAGTCATTATTGCAGTTGGATTTAAAGTAAATAACGAACGTGCTGTACAATTTCGCAAGTGGGCAAATCAAATCGTAAAGGATTTTACGATTAAAGGGTTTGCGATGGATGATGAACGTTTAAAAAGCGGAGGAACCATTTTAACGAAGCAGTACTTTGAAGAACAGCTACAACGCATTCGTGAAATCCGATTGAGCAAAAGAAAATTCTATCAAAAAATTACTGATATATATGCCACGGCCATTGATTATGATGTGAATGCAAAAGCCACAAGGCGGTTTTTCTCAACGGTGCAAAATAAACTACATTGGGCCATTCATGGACATACCGCCGCAGAAATCATCTATAATCGTGCAGATGCAGAAAAGAAACATATGGGCTTGACGAATTGGAAAGATGCACCGAATGGAAAAATACAGAAGTTTGATGTATCTGTTGCAAAGAATTATTTGAGTGAATCAGAAATGGCACAACTACAGAGACTAGTTTCTGCCTATCTAGATATTGCAGAGGATATGGCGCTTAGGCATATTCCGATGACCATGAGTGATTGGGAAACAAGACTTAACCGTTTTATAGAAGCCACTGATCGTGACGTTTTACAGGATGCAGGAAAGGTTACCGCAGAAATTGCTAAAGCCCATGCAGAGAGTGAGTTTGAGAAGTATCGAATTGTTCAGGATCGATTGTTCAAAAGCGATTTTGACAAACTGCTAGAAAGTGATGAAGACGGGGAATGGGAAACGATGGTTTGACTATTGTTAAAAGCGGTTTTTCTTTCCACTTTCCACTTTCCGCCTTAATATGTTCCCTTCGTGCCCTTCGCCGTTACTTGCTTTTAATCTTTTATTCTTTTGAACTTGTTGTTTAAAAAATCAGGAGGTTTGCCACCATGTCCATGACTCACGATAAAGAATATGCTATTTTAACCCAACTAGACGCTAACCCCCAAGCCTCCCAACGGGATATCTCCCGCCAAACTGGCTTTTCTTTGGGCAGCGTTAATTTATTGCTTAAAAAAATGATTAACCGAGGCTTGGTAAAAATGGAAGAAATACCTGCCAATCGGGTTGCTTACATGCTCACGCCTGCCGGTATGGTGGAAAAGGCTCAAAAAACCGTGAAATACGTAAAAATCCACTACAAAGCCATCGATGAAACCAAAGAACATTTCAAAAACCTGCTGTCCAACCTCATAGAACAACACCACACCTGCTACTTGCTGACAGAAGAAAACGAAATAGGCCACTTAATCCGCACAGCAGCAGAAGAACTACATACCGACCAAATCCTAATCATCAACCAGATCAATCAAATCACCCAGCCAACCATACCGGTTGTCCATTGCGTGGATGAGCCAAAAGAACAACAAGCGCTTTCGCAGCTGCCCAATAAATTGATCAGTCTATTGGAGTAGAAATTGGCAGCATATAATCAATAAGAAAAAGGTTAATAAATGCTTAAAAGATACTTGAAATATGCTTGGTACAGGTAGCATACAGTAAAGTGCTATGATATAATGTGCGGCGAGGTGGAACATACCTCAAAGCACTACATACGCTATAGTCAGGAGTGACAATTAATGATAAATCAAGAAAAATCAGTGAAAAATGACCTTATGACAAAAATTCAAAGCAAGACAGCCATCGTCGCGGTGATCGGCCTTGGTTACGTTGGACTACCGCTAGCTGTAGAAAAAGCCAAAACAGGATTCAAAACCATTGGATTTGACGTTCAAGCACAAAAAGTGGAGAGTATTAATAATGGTATTAACTACATAGGCGATGTCGTAGATGCAGAACTGGCAGACCTCGTAAAAGCTGGAACCCTTTCGGCCACTACCGATTTCTCTTTTGTATCTCAGGCAGACTTTATTGCCATTTGCGTTCCAACCCCTCTGGATAAATACAAGCAGCCAGATATAAGTTATGTAAAAAAATCAACAGAAGAAATTGCGAAACATATGAAAAAAGGATGTATTGTTGTTCTGGAAAGCACAACCTATCCTGGAACTACAGAAGAATTGCTACTGCCTATCCTGGAAAACAATTCCGACCTAACCTGTGGTAAAGACTTCTTTCTTGCTTTTTCACCAGAGCGAGTGGATCCGGGTAATTTGATCTATAAAACAAAAAACACACCTAAAGTAGTTGGTGGTGTTGGAAAAGAAGCAACAGAAATTGCTGCAGCCATGTATGAGTCAGTGCTGGAAAGCGATATTTTTAAGGCCTCATCTCCTCGAGTAGCCGAGATGGAAAAAATCCTCGAAAATACGTATCGCAATATTAATATTGCTCTGGCCAATGAAATGGCCTTAATCTGCCATAAAATGGGCATCAATGTTTGGGAAGTGATCGATGCAGCAAAAACAAAACCCTACGGATTCCAGGCTTTCTATCCAGGACCAGGTCTTGGAGGTCATTGTATTCCTTTAGATCCATACTATCTAAGTTGGAAAGCAAGAGAGTATGATTTCCACACAAAGCTAATCGAAACCTCGGGCATCATCAACGACCACATGCCGGAATACGTGGTAGAGCGAAGCAGTAAAATCCTTAATCGCTATCAAAAACCACTGAATGGCTCGAAAATATTAATATTAGGCGTTGCCTACAAACAAGATATCAACGATTACCGGGAAAGTCCTGCGTTAACAGTGATACATCATTTTGAAAAACAAGGATCCCAAGTATCCTACTATGATCCTCACGTAGAAGAATACTTCCACGACGGGCAGGAAAAGAAAGGCATCACAGACCTTACGGTAGAAGCACTACAAGAAGCAGATTTAGTGGTGATTACCACAGCTCATTCATCCGTTGATTACCAGAAAGTACAAAAACACGCTACCGTTATTTTCGACACAAAAAATGCCATGAAGAAAGTTGCAGATCGTGAAAATATTGAACTGCTGTAGCGTGAAGATAGAAAAAAACACTACTGACCCGACAACCTTTAAACGGATCACAGTGTTAAACGATGAACAATCTGCAAAAGCAATATATTAATAACAAGAAATTAGGAGGCTTACAATGTTTAACTTTGCACTTATCGGCTGCGGCCGTATTTCTCAAAATCATATCGATGCGCTGGCGAAGCATAGCGATCAGGCCAAAATCATTGCTGTGTGTGATATTGTTCCAGACAGGGCACAGAATGTAGCAAAAAAAACCGGCGCACAAGCCTATACCAGTTATGCCGAGCTACTGGAACGAACCGATCTCGATGCAGTGATCCTCTGTACCCCCAGCGGACTTCATCCGGAACACGGCATTATGGCAGCTCAAAAGGGAATACATGTCATTACAGAAAAACCAATGGGTACCAATCTGAAAAAGGCAGACGAATTGATAAAAGCATGCGACGACCACAACGTTCACTTATTTGTAGTCAAACAAAACAGACTGAACACCACCCTTCAACTACTTAAAAAAGCCATCGATAAAGAACGCTTTGGTCGTATATATATGGCAAATGTCAATGTTTTTTGGACACGTCCCCAGGACTACTACGACCAAGCAAAATGGAGAGGAACCTGGGAATTTGACGGCGGTGCT
This region of Tindallia magadiensis genomic DNA includes:
- a CDS encoding O-antigen ligase family protein, which translates into the protein MKKQKSKRKPSSTPWLRRSLCLIMILAPLFRGAFFADTILLLQVSIFLIMLCWVIVKVVKKETLEVREPFHWVLLLIILAYLIPVITGKWFYLEESIGMILWYLSLAGIFLMTHEVAETAPNREKMTRCIIGLALLLSVIAWFSLAGFFYYTDAVLAGRLASTFQYPNTLAALTISAYFLSLGEYQKTENPKEKKIFIAIAWTFFITLILTYSRIGWLLFPLLACIYWCMIPREKKPSLAGVYLIHFCVTLIFLSFHYQALPDQGKSSLALLVGLLLGMGVNSGLQYLMDKGKISKVLHHPKRKVIGIACIAFIGVATYFLLPETITERISHINLDQRSAYERFEFSRNAFTIFLDQPLTGSGGGGWEARYEAFQTQPYTSRTTHSFLFQTMVEAGVLGTVALFILGITLLFRLLVAFRDKEGTTLSLVMAILSLLIYSILDFHLNFFSVAMILWIMIALIPWRPEHKMPAFFTRSSRAAMLLLILIPAFLLSGVRLHAYRHHQRGIEALNHHQNIEKAQHHLQKSVTYNPFHPMYRSHRAAVAPSEESIVMIEKGLIYAPNHERLSQQAINHYLATGNKEKLEKHVDQYINHRPIKPQAYTYVANALNNLAMIEKQAGNVKEAKELYQKTIKLMDRFNEKTVSLTFTIEPAEEFTRSIQQAQKEKEALKRLP
- a CDS encoding DUF1659 domain-containing protein, coding for MPVEIANQSSRLRLRFINDIVDGREQLMSRTYSGIKTEAEDSQVLNAAQILSGLQTKPVKTIIRTEEKELIEG
- a CDS encoding DUF2922 domain-containing protein, whose translation is MNQRLELNFVKTDGANARISLPNPDTSLEAEAVQTAMESMIATDVFAPGGVALAAAQSARIVTTEITELDFEA
- a CDS encoding YvrJ family protein translates to MQELLTPIANLGFPIVLSIYLLVRLESRMESLTISLQELAQSINQMEKNH
- a CDS encoding sigma-70 family RNA polymerase sigma factor; translation: MKKTAQEIQILALKIQQGEESPEETKYNIEMLIHHLKPLILALHRKHETVFDSSEDALQEGALILLECLKKYDPTQRVPFIAYAQQQLRYHFYNGYRVKRPLLTLDAPVTQLLEDISETKASQLADTSETAEEGLLREEQRKALSNSMHGLNHKEINLIYQHYIRQLSLKEVAADLNLHPVTLSRQKAALLEKLRKKVERRITNVK
- a CDS encoding YcbK family protein, which translates into the protein MSNRVNRIPVSKNFHLHEFQCKDGSHQVRLHPDLLTKLQQLRDRINRPIIITSGYRNPEHNRRVGGTPNSQHLLGTAADIRINGMTPIQLQSHAEAIGFTGIGLYESFLHVDIRPHPARWRG
- a CDS encoding DUF86 domain-containing protein, translated to MKTYQQQFDMIHIQEKIISKEEREKLIKIIGFRNIIAHQYAEISIEVLYRILVKDIDDLKPIANRLTTYAGV
- a CDS encoding virulence RhuM family protein, whose product is MLASLYDVEIPTINEHIKKIFSDHELQEEATIRKFRIVQTEGSRKVNREVKHYNLQVIIAVGFKVNNERAVQFRKWANQIVKDFTIKGFAMDDERLKSGGTILTKQYFEEQLQRIREIRLSKRKFYQKITDIYATAIDYDVNAKATRRFFSTVQNKLHWAIHGHTAAEIIYNRADAEKKHMGLTNWKDAPNGKIQKFDVSVAKNYLSESEMAQLQRLVSAYLDIAEDMALRHIPMTMSDWETRLNRFIEATDRDVLQDAGKVTAEIAKAHAESEFEKYRIVQDRLFKSDFDKLLESDEDGEWETMV
- a CDS encoding winged helix-turn-helix transcriptional regulator, with the protein product MSMTHDKEYAILTQLDANPQASQRDISRQTGFSLGSVNLLLKKMINRGLVKMEEIPANRVAYMLTPAGMVEKAQKTVKYVKIHYKAIDETKEHFKNLLSNLIEQHHTCYLLTEENEIGHLIRTAAEELHTDQILIINQINQITQPTIPVVHCVDEPKEQQALSQLPNKLISLLE
- a CDS encoding nucleotide sugar dehydrogenase, yielding MINQEKSVKNDLMTKIQSKTAIVAVIGLGYVGLPLAVEKAKTGFKTIGFDVQAQKVESINNGINYIGDVVDAELADLVKAGTLSATTDFSFVSQADFIAICVPTPLDKYKQPDISYVKKSTEEIAKHMKKGCIVVLESTTYPGTTEELLLPILENNSDLTCGKDFFLAFSPERVDPGNLIYKTKNTPKVVGGVGKEATEIAAAMYESVLESDIFKASSPRVAEMEKILENTYRNINIALANEMALICHKMGINVWEVIDAAKTKPYGFQAFYPGPGLGGHCIPLDPYYLSWKAREYDFHTKLIETSGIINDHMPEYVVERSSKILNRYQKPLNGSKILILGVAYKQDINDYRESPALTVIHHFEKQGSQVSYYDPHVEEYFHDGQEKKGITDLTVEALQEADLVVITTAHSSVDYQKVQKHATVIFDTKNAMKKVADRENIELL
- a CDS encoding Gfo/Idh/MocA family protein encodes the protein MFNFALIGCGRISQNHIDALAKHSDQAKIIAVCDIVPDRAQNVAKKTGAQAYTSYAELLERTDLDAVILCTPSGLHPEHGIMAAQKGIHVITEKPMGTNLKKADELIKACDDHNVHLFVVKQNRLNTTLQLLKKAIDKERFGRIYMANVNVFWTRPQDYYDQAKWRGTWEFDGGAFMNQASHYVDMLEWFMGPVESVMAYTSTMARKIETEDTGVAALKFRNGALGSMNVTMLTYPKNYEGSITILGEKGTVKIGGIAVNKIEQWEFDTYDDDDKEIENMGYTPPNVYGFGHTGYYNNVLEVMNQKAEPDTDGREGRKSLELILAIYKSARENKSIPLPLD